One Rhodothermales bacterium genomic window carries:
- a CDS encoding SpoIID/LytB domain-containing protein: MPQLVARIWATSLLLAALVATPATAQPTPFDSVQVRLLKSALPRTIVVSGSQGLDLFSANEPNAIARLKPNEKLTITTSGSRLYFKLRDAGGIYAIRLRLIQPDDGELTIELAEAQSKPTRDHIYKGLMKVEVDPTRAATVKMVNQVAIEDYVESVLSSEFGFEELEASKAMAICIRTLSWRSLLQHGPEYELPDHDIWQVYHGVSPITRTAREATRRTEGQVMTYGGELIEAVYHSSSGGYTANHEEVWDAQLVLPYLRGKRDPYDAISPYSDWTIELPKKELLQALSEDNDMKVTGIRVDGIGRDRRVKNVLLLQSNGDPRSIRSNAFRLTVNRRFGKDKLRSTLFTVDSKADSYVFTGKGFGHGVGLSQYGALEMSKQGHLYNEILAYYFEGVTVGQPSGYEELVAGNAGNANVPTAQAMGFPREESPSKPEVVEEAPPIQIDFELPAPAESAKKTSRRRIGW, translated from the coding sequence ATGCCGCAGCTCGTCGCACGCATCTGGGCAACGTCACTCCTGCTGGCCGCGCTCGTCGCCACGCCGGCCACCGCGCAGCCGACGCCGTTCGATTCCGTCCAGGTCCGTCTGCTCAAAAGCGCCCTGCCTCGAACCATCGTGGTCAGCGGCTCACAGGGGCTGGACCTCTTTTCGGCGAACGAGCCCAACGCCATCGCCCGGCTCAAGCCGAACGAAAAACTGACCATCACGACCAGCGGCTCCCGGCTGTATTTCAAGCTCCGCGATGCCGGCGGCATCTATGCCATCCGCCTTCGCCTCATCCAGCCGGACGATGGCGAACTGACGATCGAACTGGCCGAGGCGCAGAGCAAGCCGACGAGGGATCACATCTACAAAGGCCTGATGAAGGTGGAGGTCGACCCCACCCGCGCCGCCACCGTCAAAATGGTGAATCAGGTAGCGATTGAGGACTATGTTGAAAGCGTGCTGTCGAGCGAGTTCGGGTTCGAGGAACTCGAGGCCTCGAAGGCCATGGCGATCTGCATCCGCACCCTGTCCTGGCGGTCACTCCTGCAACACGGTCCCGAATACGAGCTGCCGGATCACGACATCTGGCAGGTCTACCACGGCGTCTCCCCGATAACGCGGACCGCGCGCGAGGCGACCCGCCGGACGGAAGGCCAGGTTATGACCTACGGCGGCGAGTTGATCGAGGCGGTTTATCATTCCTCGAGCGGCGGCTACACCGCGAACCACGAGGAAGTGTGGGACGCCCAGCTCGTCTTGCCCTATCTGCGCGGGAAACGCGACCCGTACGATGCGATTTCTCCCTATTCCGACTGGACCATCGAACTCCCCAAAAAGGAACTGCTCCAGGCGCTATCGGAAGATAACGACATGAAAGTCACCGGCATCCGGGTGGATGGCATCGGGCGGGATCGCCGCGTGAAAAACGTGCTCCTCCTCCAGAGCAACGGGGATCCGCGGTCGATCCGGAGCAATGCGTTCAGGTTGACCGTCAACCGCCGCTTCGGCAAGGACAAGCTGCGCAGCACCCTGTTCACGGTCGACAGCAAAGCCGACTCGTATGTCTTTACCGGCAAGGGCTTCGGGCACGGGGTCGGATTGAGCCAGTATGGCGCGCTGGAGATGTCGAAGCAAGGGCATCTGTACAACGAGATCCTCGCGTATTATTTTGAGGGCGTGACGGTGGGTCAACCATCCGGGTACGAGGAGCTCGTCGCCGGCAATGCCGGCAACGCCAACGTCCCGACCGCCCAGGCCATGGGCTTCCCGCGCGAGGAATCGCCTTCGAAGCCCGAGGTCGTGGAGGAAGCCCCGCCGATCCAGATTGACTTCGAGTTGCCCGCGCCGGCCGAGAGCGCGAAAAAGACGTCGCGACGCCGGATCGGGTGGTAA
- a CDS encoding TonB-dependent receptor codes for MSPARAQQLPADTLSMTLPGIAVEASRTPSAESPLAAMGMARSERVQYEPAVSLDEVLSELPGLWVNDRNNAALGERMSIRGMGWSSAFGVRGVQVILDGIPLTMPDGQAITDIIDPSMIRRAEIVRGPASFLWGNGSGGVLFLSTDDTRREGYARLRGAGGSDGFQQLAAEAVALPGGQRVHAFVSDNRRGGFRDYSASRLTRAALHGDIAIGTKARLKLMGAFADQDAENPGALTLAQFDENPSQADSRNINALAAKRSTQYQAGASLYQDTPFGLAQVTLYGIRRDLDNPLTFAYVDLGRSAGGARVSLQKEGPLWTVGLGADAGLQSDDRLNLNNDGGQPGDVLSLDQQEDVSNVAVYGFLTTHLSPAFDVSVGLRADRVQFSMEDHLLSNGDQSGDRTFSAVSPSIALSYRLKQTHLYGNVRTGFETPTTTELVNRPDLTGGFNPDADPQRVFGVEAGVRGSIGGEGVRYDVALYSMRITDRLAPFQTEAGGDRTFYRNSGANTHQGVEAFVTFPVAPGLDLSATYTGGLYEYDEDDLAGKRLPGVPDHRLYASARYAVGPLWVRVSSESVSSYYVDDANSAKNEGYTILDLNVGGKLGKGRYTAMPFVRLANALDRTYAGSIVVNAFGGRYFEPSPGRSIQAGLNVTL; via the coding sequence ATGTCGCCTGCTCGCGCGCAGCAGCTGCCGGCGGACACCCTGTCTATGACGCTGCCCGGCATCGCGGTCGAGGCATCCCGCACGCCTTCGGCGGAATCGCCGCTGGCCGCCATGGGCATGGCCCGTTCCGAACGCGTCCAGTACGAGCCGGCGGTGAGCCTCGATGAGGTCCTGAGCGAACTGCCCGGGCTCTGGGTCAACGACCGCAACAACGCCGCCCTCGGCGAACGCATGTCGATCCGCGGGATGGGCTGGAGCAGTGCCTTCGGCGTCCGCGGCGTCCAGGTGATCCTCGACGGCATCCCCCTCACGATGCCCGACGGCCAGGCCATCACGGACATCATCGACCCCTCGATGATCCGCCGCGCCGAAATCGTGCGCGGTCCGGCCTCCTTTCTCTGGGGCAACGGCAGCGGCGGCGTGCTCTTCCTCTCCACCGACGACACCCGGCGTGAAGGGTATGCGCGGCTCCGCGGGGCCGGCGGCAGCGACGGCTTTCAGCAGCTGGCCGCCGAAGCCGTGGCCCTGCCGGGAGGTCAGCGCGTGCACGCTTTCGTGTCGGACAACCGGCGCGGCGGCTTTCGCGACTACAGCGCCAGCCGGCTGACGCGGGCCGCCCTGCACGGCGACATCGCGATCGGCACAAAAGCCCGACTGAAACTCATGGGCGCATTCGCCGACCAGGACGCTGAAAACCCCGGCGCCCTCACCCTCGCCCAGTTCGACGAAAACCCGAGCCAGGCGGACAGCCGCAACATCAATGCGCTCGCGGCCAAACGCAGCACGCAGTACCAGGCCGGCGCGTCCCTGTATCAGGATACCCCGTTCGGCCTGGCCCAGGTGACGCTCTACGGCATCCGGCGCGACCTCGACAACCCGCTCACGTTTGCCTACGTCGACCTCGGCCGGTCCGCCGGCGGCGCGCGCGTTTCGCTCCAGAAAGAGGGGCCGCTCTGGACCGTCGGCCTCGGCGCCGACGCCGGCCTGCAGTCGGACGATCGCCTCAACCTCAACAACGACGGCGGTCAGCCGGGCGACGTGCTGTCGCTCGACCAGCAGGAGGATGTCTCGAACGTCGCCGTCTACGGTTTCCTGACGACCCATCTCTCGCCGGCGTTCGACGTGAGCGTCGGGCTCCGTGCGGACCGCGTCCAGTTTTCGATGGAAGATCATCTGCTTTCCAACGGAGACCAGTCGGGCGACCGGACGTTCTCGGCCGTGAGCCCATCCATCGCCCTCTCCTACCGCCTGAAGCAGACGCACCTCTACGGAAACGTCCGCACGGGCTTCGAGACGCCGACCACCACCGAACTCGTCAACCGCCCCGACCTCACGGGCGGCTTCAACCCGGACGCCGACCCGCAGCGTGTGTTTGGTGTGGAGGCCGGCGTGCGCGGCTCCATCGGCGGCGAGGGCGTCCGCTACGACGTGGCGCTCTACAGCATGCGCATCACCGATCGCCTGGCGCCGTTCCAGACCGAAGCCGGCGGCGACCGCACCTTCTACCGGAACAGCGGGGCCAATACGCACCAGGGCGTCGAGGCGTTCGTCACCTTCCCGGTGGCGCCGGGGCTCGACCTTTCGGCGACCTACACGGGGGGCCTCTACGAATACGATGAGGATGATCTGGCCGGCAAACGCCTGCCCGGGGTTCCGGATCACCGCCTGTACGCGTCGGCCCGCTACGCCGTCGGCCCGCTCTGGGTGCGGGTGTCGAGCGAAAGCGTGTCGTCCTATTACGTCGACGACGCCAACTCCGCGAAAAACGAAGGCTACACGATTCTCGACCTCAACGTCGGCGGCAAACTCGGCAAGGGACGCTACACGGCGATGCCGTTCGTACGGCTCGCCAACGCGCTTGACCGGACCTACGCCGGCTCGATCGTCGTGAACGCCTTCGGGGGGCGCTATTTCGAGCCGTCGCCGGGGCGCAGCATCCAGGCCGGCCTGAACGTGACGCTCTGA
- a CDS encoding isoaspartyl peptidase/L-asparaginase, translating into MASQVVAGALHGPGPALLIHGGAWDIPDEECPDHLDGLEQAVGLGSRLLAEGATAVRTVREVVALLETHGAFDAGRGAVLTREGTVELDAGIMCGSTLRFGAVAGVRTVANPICAADRIREVGRGEFCLLAGGGAEAFAREQGLMLVEPAALVHPRERARYERLRDREGYHTSHPFHREPAPRGTVGCVALDAAGRLAAATSTGGTPFRPSGRIGDSPLPGCGFYADDGAAASATGWGEAIATVALCARAVDAVGRGAMPVDAARERMDDLFGRVQNADGHGATGGLLLMSRTGAAAWAFTTPRMARAGWRQGGAPWWRIDR; encoded by the coding sequence ATGGCGTCACAAGTTGTCGCAGGAGCGCTGCACGGGCCCGGGCCGGCCCTGCTCATTCATGGGGGAGCCTGGGATATTCCGGACGAGGAATGCCCGGATCATCTCGACGGCCTCGAGCAGGCAGTCGGACTCGGGAGCCGCCTGCTTGCCGAGGGGGCGACGGCCGTGCGGACGGTTCGGGAGGTTGTAGCCCTGCTCGAGACACACGGCGCGTTCGATGCCGGCAGGGGAGCGGTGCTCACGCGCGAGGGGACGGTGGAACTGGATGCCGGCATCATGTGCGGCAGCACCTTGCGCTTTGGCGCGGTGGCCGGGGTTCGCACGGTGGCCAACCCGATCTGCGCGGCCGATCGGATTCGTGAGGTAGGACGCGGTGAGTTTTGTCTGCTTGCGGGGGGCGGCGCCGAGGCCTTCGCGCGTGAGCAGGGGCTGATGCTCGTGGAGCCGGCCGCGCTGGTGCACCCGCGCGAACGCGCGCGCTACGAACGGCTTCGCGATCGAGAGGGCTACCACACCAGCCATCCGTTTCACCGGGAGCCGGCCCCGCGTGGAACCGTGGGATGTGTCGCGCTCGATGCAGCGGGCCGGCTGGCGGCGGCGACCTCCACCGGCGGGACGCCCTTCCGCCCGTCGGGTCGTATCGGGGATTCGCCGCTGCCGGGATGCGGCTTCTACGCGGATGACGGGGCCGCGGCGAGCGCCACGGGATGGGGCGAAGCGATTGCGACCGTCGCGCTGTGTGCGCGCGCTGTCGACGCCGTCGGGCGCGGCGCCATGCCGGTCGATGCCGCGCGGGAGCGCATGGACGATCTGTTCGGGCGCGTCCAGAATGCCGACGGCCACGGCGCCACGGGCGGGCTCTTGCTCATGAGCCGTACGGGCGCGGCGGCCTGGGCCTTTACGACGCCGCGCATGGCGCGCGCCGGCTGGCGCCAGGGCGGCGCGCCGTGGTGGCGCATCGACCGCTGA
- a CDS encoding efflux RND transporter periplasmic adaptor subunit: MRILLSFASLLLMAFVLTASSGCSGEAQSKAPEDEKEEETSIPVEAVTASMGPISAYYTGTASLEAEEEASVATKAGGVVTQLFVEEGQYVKAGQALAQLDGERLALELARSEVNLNKLKREHERNTGLYEKQLISVEEYERIRSDFEAQQAAYNLAKLELDYTTIRAPISGIIAQRHIKVGNTLRINDPAFHISDFDPLLAVMYAPERELGKLRVGQEARLSVDALAQNVFSGTIKRISPIVDPETGTFKVTIEVRDASKQLKPGMFGRIQIVYDTRESTLLVPKEAVVEEDEVASVYIVQNGEAFRKTVERGYNDSRHFEILSGIVEGDTVITAGQASLRDSSRVDVIWR, encoded by the coding sequence ATGCGTATACTCCTGTCGTTCGCCAGTTTGTTGTTGATGGCCTTCGTACTGACCGCTTCCAGCGGATGCAGCGGCGAGGCCCAATCCAAGGCGCCCGAGGACGAAAAAGAGGAAGAAACATCGATCCCCGTGGAGGCCGTCACCGCGTCGATGGGCCCCATATCAGCCTACTATACGGGGACCGCATCCCTTGAGGCCGAGGAAGAGGCGAGCGTAGCCACCAAGGCCGGCGGCGTTGTCACCCAGCTGTTTGTCGAGGAAGGGCAATACGTCAAAGCCGGCCAGGCCCTGGCGCAGCTCGACGGCGAACGCCTCGCGCTCGAACTGGCCCGTTCGGAAGTCAACCTGAACAAGCTGAAACGGGAGCACGAGCGCAATACGGGGCTGTACGAGAAGCAGCTTATTTCCGTGGAAGAGTACGAGCGCATCCGGTCCGACTTCGAGGCGCAGCAAGCGGCCTACAACCTCGCGAAGCTCGAACTCGACTATACGACCATCCGCGCCCCGATCTCGGGCATCATCGCCCAGCGCCACATCAAGGTCGGCAATACGCTCCGGATCAACGACCCTGCCTTTCACATCTCCGATTTCGACCCGCTTCTCGCCGTGATGTACGCGCCGGAGCGCGAACTGGGCAAACTGCGCGTGGGACAGGAGGCGAGGTTGTCGGTGGATGCCCTCGCCCAGAACGTGTTCAGCGGGACGATCAAACGCATCAGCCCGATCGTCGACCCCGAAACCGGTACGTTCAAGGTGACCATCGAGGTCAGGGACGCCAGCAAGCAGCTGAAGCCCGGCATGTTCGGGCGGATCCAGATCGTCTACGACACCCGCGAGAGCACCCTGCTGGTCCCCAAGGAAGCCGTCGTTGAAGAGGACGAAGTCGCTTCGGTATACATCGTCCAGAACGGCGAGGCGTTCCGCAAGACCGTCGAGCGGGGCTACAACGACAGCCGGCATTTCGAGATTCTGTCGGGCATCGTCGAGGGCGACACCGTGATCACCGCCGGCCAGGCCAGCCTCCGCGACAGCAGTCGCGTGGATGTCATCTGGCGCTGA